The window TCACTTCCCAGCCACAGttctggtaaccactgatctctctctcccctctgggtagttttgccttttgcagAATGTCAATAAAGTTTCTCTGACCTTTGAGCCCATGTCAGGGGATAAACTCTTCTACTTTCCTGATTTCCTTATCACAGTTATAATTATACTGTATATGCAACTGACTAATACATTGTTAAATGTCCACCTCTTCTGCTAGACTTCTCTCCAGGCAAGTCTGAGGGCGTAGATTATGTAGCTAGCTCATTACTGTATCTTTAGCAGTACCATCAAGTAAAGGCTCAACAAACAtcacttaataaatgaatgaatgaataagtcaatGACTATAAGGAAAAGTGTTTTAAGTCACTATTGACTGAGCAAAAGCAATTTGATATCCATTGATATCAAATCTGTCCTATTGTAAAGCACCCAGACACCATACTATTCAAACATCCTGAAGTGTATGCATATACTTTTGGAGTTACAGTGGATCTAAATATTAGCAATCAGAACCATCCCAGGCAGTTCCAGATTCAATTAATTATgctcaattaattaaaaataaaatggaaaactctTTAAACATTTAACACTGTCTACTGCCATTATTTTGTCTAACAGCATTCTTTAAAGCTATTTAATTCATGATTTTTACACTCCATATATTTTGTAGCAAATCTGAAATTACAGTGATGCTTAAGAGCAAAATCATGAAATCCTCAAAATCAAGCTTATTTTCAGTGTGCTTGTCGAGTTCAGAAAGGAGGTCTTTGTATTTGGGTTTGGTTTCTTGTCCCTGTGAGAATAAAGAATAAGTGAAAACCAAATTCATTTTGCCACATCAGTTTTACAGATAACAAGTGATAAGAAACACGTTATTAACATGGTTTTGTAACATGTTATAACATGTTATTAATAATATCATGTCAAGTTGCTACTAGCCGAGCACCGTGTTAACTCTTTTCATGGGTTATTTCACTGAATTTCCATGGTGACCTTACTGAATATACTATTattgtccccactttacagatgagcacCAGAGATTCAGTGAGaactaagtaacttgccccaacCTAGGCAACTATTGGTATGGAGCCAGAATTCATAGTCTTGGCTTTCTGATCCTGGAGCCCATACTCTTAACAGCTATCTGCCTCTCTAGAAACACAGATACGTTACATCTTCAGAATTTCAAAatatcatctttgtttttttaatctctgttatGGGAAGTATTCATTCTGTATTGCACTGAACAATAAAATTGtccagaaatatgaaataaaaaaacgCTAATATCTGTGCTTTGAAAAATTGTTCAGCATTTAGTTTGATCATAAATCACCCCAAGTCCATAGTCCTCATAAATAGATTGAAGGAAAACATATGAGTAGTACATACACGGAGAGGCTTTTTAGTTTCCAACCACAGCTTGTGAAATATCTTCCCAAGTGGCATTAGAAACATTAAGGTCATTTGATTGTTATTCTGAGCTATGTTTGCATTTAGTTCAATCCCAAATGCTCACCCATGAGCTAGCTGTAAAAAGCCATCACAGCAATGACTAAGGCCCTTTAGGAATGATGAGACATTCCTCTTACAGGCTAGACCATTCTTGTTTTCTAGGCTCTTGTTTCTCTCAGGAGGTCACACCTAACAGTGAGGGCTAAAGGAATTCCCCTGCCTCACTTCAAGACAGCTCAGTGCTATTTTGAAAGGGTCAGGTCCAAGGCAGAGAGAGGATTACTTACTATTGGAATGGCACACAGCTGAAAAGTCAGAAGTGGCTATAgatgtctcttcttttctttttaaaattttatttatttgagggagagagagtaagcatgagcagggggagagggagagaatcctcaggcagacacCCTGAGGAGCGTGgacccaccatggggctcgatcctaggaccctgagatcacgatctgagccacagttggaggcttaactgactgggccacccaggtgtgccagatctctctttttttctgcacaTTGGAAGAGCACAGGAGCTGACCCAGGTCCAGGCCCTCTTGGGGCCCGACCAgccatcttgttttgtttcttcttcttcttccttttttttttttttttaagatttatttatttgtttgagagagagaaagcatgcactcGCATGAGtcggggagagggcagagggagagaatatccaagcagactcctgctgagcagggagcccgtggtggggctcaaactcaaaagccatgagatcaggacctgagctaaatCCAAGAGTCCCAAGCTTacccaactgagtcacccaggagccccttgtttttttatcttcttaacaGTGCATTTAAATGCTCAGTTTTATTATATCCGACTGACTATAGAGGGTCAAATCCCCCCAAATTATGTTAGGCTTATGAGAAAGGAGATGTTCCCCTCAGAACCCAGGCCTCAGCCAAGAGATCCATCTCCATTTACCAGAGAACTCCACATGGGGATGCAGGAGAAAGCAGGAGAACCGAAGGGCTGCCATCTTTAGGCATGGACTCGAGTGCCCCTGCCTGCCTTAAGGTATCTCACAGAGCTGGGTGCTCGGTCCAAGGCAGCATTCTGACATTACTCTGTGCGTTTGCCCTGCGTGAAGTGAAGCTCATTGCTATTAATACTGAGAATGTCCCTGAGTCCCCTGGAGTCCCCTAAAATGTGGCTTCTTTTGGGTGCCTCTCATGTAGAACAGAAGACAGGACTGCCTACGAGGCCCGGAGATCCAGGAATGGCTGCCTTTCTAGAGGGTAGCCTACACTAAGGGACCCGAGGCTGAGGGTCTTTCCCAATGATTTGGCTTTAATGTTTTTCCCTTGGCTGTTCTCAGAAGGGGCGATGAATTATAGCAGTGCCCCTCCCCTCATCCAAGATCTCGGGAGTTTCAGTGTCCGGGGTCAACTGTGATCCCCAGGCGACCATTCTGCCTCTGACCAAtcgtcagaaggtcaatagtagcctcgCTTGAGGTCACAGGGCCCACGTCACTCACCTCCCTTGGTCTCAGTCAGgtggcattttatcatctcatgtGGTCACACGAAGGGTGAGCACCCTCCGGTAGGGTATTTAGAAagaccacattcatataacttcTACTAGAGTATATTGTGATAATTGTTCCATTGTATTATTGTATTGGGAATCTCTTACGGTGACTAAGttataaatgaaactttatcATAGGCCCGTGTGCCTAGGGAAAAGCAGTCTGTAGAGGGTTGGGTTCTGTCCCTGGGGTCAGGCATCCACAGGGGCCTGGGAGCAATCCACGCGCATAAGGGGAGACGACTGTACATCAGGATGACCCTCTGCTAGGTGCTCATTTTCATGCTTGTTAAAAGCTCTCTGAGGATTTGCCCAGCCACCAGCTAGGAGCCCTTTTTCTCTCTGGAATTTGTCATTTCTGTAGGCCTCTGATGTAGGCAAATGTTACAGGATTTACTCACCCACGCCTTCCTTAAAGACTCCCTAGAACTTTTTACCACTTGTCAAATCCCGCCTGATAGTTTTGGCTGAAaaagtctttctttaaaaaaaaaaaaatcaaagaataatacAAATGATACTTACCTTTCTTGTAATTGAAAATGTGTGCCCTTTGACCTACATCACTTCAcgtcccctccccccagcccctggcaaccaccgttctaGTCTCTGTTTCAATgaaattgggtttttaaaaaatcacttatttgtGGATCCAAAACCAAGGTTGATTTCTCacacagtcttttaaaataatcagagattcacaggaagttgtcCCCTTGACCCAGCTTCCCCCGCAGTGGATGACACCTGATATAACTGTCCTATGGGAAAGCccaaacatttatattttaatgaaattataatacttatctttttaatatctcaGAACACACAGAGCACCTTacagactgctttttttttaagttttttttcttactctaccTACAAATAAATATTGGTGGTCTAGACTCGGCACGAGCCCCTCTTTTCTTCTTACACATTTCCCCTAGGCCAGCACTTCCCAAAGTATGCTTGCAGAATGTAATGCAATTTTAGGTGATGCaggaataaatattaaatataaattaatagtcATCTATTCTTTTATTACCTTCCACTTTCACCCACCGAATTAATATTTACAATAGTGCTAAAGTATTcctataaatttatttaagtagagcgttaaagaaaaaagttctaaGTGAATTATCATACAGGCTATAGGCAGATAGAGGAAAAATACTGAAGGTGGTATTCAAGTGACTGAAGGTTGGGGAATATGCCTGTACGTAATTTAGGTTCGTGACCCTTTATCTATTGCTACTTGTGACTTCTATATTGCCAACACAAATCTCTATTCTGACCTCCCAAGTCATATGCCCTGTTGCTCTGTTTCTCCTCCAGCATGTTTCATGGACATCTTAAAATTGACACATTCTAATGGAACTCAtcacctctccccccaccccacctcatctCAAATCTGCTTATTCTCCAAtctttgtcttctttgggaaTAAGGCCACCACCCACTTCTTCCCAAGGTCAGAAAGTGGGGTATCATCATTTGCTTCTCCTGTTCTTCAGCCCTACAGCCAATCAGTTATCAGATCCTATTCATTCCACCTTCCAGACGTCTCTCCTGTTTATCACCTATTGTCCTTGGTTTGGATGCttcctcacactctctctttgtccctccctcacccccaccccaatcccatCTGTAGGTGGTGTAACTTCTTAGTCCTGGACTTAGAGACCATGTCTGGCTTCCTCCTGCCCTCAGGCTGTACCTCTGTAATTTGACTTTTATCTACCTCCTCAGCCTTATCTCCTAGTGCTTCCTACTTTCCTCCGCCTTCTCACCAACTACTTCCCAGCACCCCCAGGTCTTTGACCTGCCTTACAGGCTTACCATTCCTTCGGCTTGGAATACTATCATTCTCagccctcacccacctcccttgcATTACTAACACTTGCTCATTCTTCAGATCTCAGctatacttttattttccagGAGTGCTTCTTGGACCGACTGCCCCAAGATGGCCCCTCTGTTTTACTCTTTCAGTGCATGCTCTACCATTTCACggttatttgaatatttgaatgtttctttttttttttttttaaagattttatttatttatttgagagagagaatgagatagagagagcatgagagggtcagagggagaagcaggctccccgccgagcagggagcccgatgtgggactcgatcccgggactccaggatcatgacccgagccgaaggcagtcgctcaaccaactgagccacccaggcgcccaaatattTGAATGTTTCTAATTACTTTTTCAGCATGTTTCTCTGCTCTGCTGGATTGTTAGCTTGTCCATTGTCTTAACTCCAGTGCTCAGCTCATTTCCTGGCTTATAGTAGGTATTCATTAACCATTCGTTGAATGAAACATGATTGTTGGCTCTTTGGGTCTGCCATTAGGGCATGGCCCCTGTTTCTTCATATCCATTAATTCACTTACCTCTGTGAAATTCCTAAATTGGGTCTGCAGCAGATCTTTGGCAATAGCTTTTCCAAGTTTACCATCAGGATcagaaaaatttctgaaaatcagaGCGATGGTGGCAATGGCTTTTTCCAGATCTGAGCCCTTCTTGAGAGCTGTGAGGGAAGAAATGATGTAGTCTAGGTTAGGAATGACTCTTCCCCACACACAAGGTTATATTTTCCAAGGGAACCAAGGGGCGCAGGGTTGGAAGATGTATGTCAGTGTGGCCCTGTCCTTGGATTCTTTGTCCTCTATCTGGGAGTGGGATGTAGGGACATCTGGACCTGGATCTTtaaataatggaaacaaaattTCTTCAGGAGCAATAAGAATTAGTAGAATTAGGATGAGATTTCCCACCTGTTTttcatgtgaccttgggaaaacaCCTCGCCTCTCTCAGCATtggttttctgatctgtaaaatatttaagcggtacctactatgtgctaggctcAGTCCCTGGCATTGAGGGTACCATACTGAATAAGACAAAGTCCTGGTCTTGTGGAATTTATGTTCTATGTCAATCAAAGCATCACCTCATGTCAGTGTGATAAAGGAGGATGGCATCCAAAGCAAGCTCTCGATCACGATGGATAAGGGACCCCCTTTGACTTAGCCTCAGACAATAGTGATTTCCCAGCTGGTCTCTCTGGTTTAAACTCCTTGAAAGGGTGGTGCTAACTCATTCCTTTCCAGAGCACCCAGTGAACTCTGAGAACTGCACAAGGTACAGTGGAGAAAATTGTTCTCTATCCTCTTAGGCCCTAGCACATCCTATATTATAGAACTTTTCACATATTacagttattgcatttttaatgGTCTTTCTTCTCAACTAAAATGCAAGCTCCATGAGGCCAGGGATCCTACCTTTCTTTCTCACTGTTCTCCCAGTGGCACAGATTCCTGCTACGTAGAAGGTGCTTATACATGCCGTTTAAtgaatggagaagaaaagaaaagagaaaacagaatcttACAGCTTTTAGCCTGGGTAATGTGCAACAATTGTCGATACAAAGAATGATGATCCGACAGAATAACACAACTTTTGTTTTGAGCACGTACTATACTTCTGACATTTTCCTAAGGAACTCAGCACCCAGAAGTGACACAACAAGATGTGGCCTCTGCCCTCTTACGATAGACTTTACAATCTAGAGAGATAATAAGCAATAATCAAGAAGAGAATTCgtatgtatttgtttatgtatatattcaataattatttgtccatatgcatatatatgatacatatctaCAACTTGTGATGTATGAGGCAgagaaggcacagagagaaaaaaataaaagaaatacatctgGGAGGAAAACTACTTAGATAGCTGGTCTTGGAGGTCTCTGAGAATAGATGAACATTTATGCTAAGAGCTAATGGATGAGAAGGATCCTGCCCTGTAAAAGCATTTGCGGAGGGAGAGTCAGGCTGGGACTAGGGCTGTGTCAGATGTCCCAGGCTCAGGGAGCAGAAGACGTGAAGGCTCAGATCAGAAGGAGTCTGGCACATtgtgggagctgggaggagaCAGCTGTGGTAGGAACCTAGAAAGGTGTTTGATTAGGAAAGGAGACGAGACTGGCCCATGCAGAGCTTACAACCCCTGGAAAGGAATCAGACTTTCCttcgcaaatattttctcccagtctgtcaACTGTTGGgttttttaatcctttcaattGAGATCTTTTATGGAGGaatagtttctaattttttttattatgttatgttaatcaccatacattacatcattagtttttgatgtagcgtttcatgattcattgtttgcgtataacacccagtgctccatgcagaacgtgtgccctctttaatacccatcaccgggctgacccatccccccacccccctcccctctagaaccctcaatttgtttctcagagtccatagtctctcatggttcatctccccctctgattcccccccttcatttttcccttcctgcttttatAAAGTCTGATTTATCAATTTCTCCTCTTATGAAAATTTGTCCTACATAAAATtacaagttttataattttatggcCTGCATTTAAATccgtgatccattttgaattcatttttgtagCAGGTATGAGACTTAGGTGGAGGTTCATTTTTCTTAACGTGGATGACCAATTGCTTCTGCATCTGTTGTTGAAAATACTATCCTTCCTTTGCTGAATCCTTCTGCATCTTTGTCTAACATCAGTTGGCCATTTTGTATGGGTCAATCTCtgggttccctattctgttctattgatctgcgTATCCGACCCTCTGTCAACAACACACTGTTTTGATTCCTGTCGCCATATAGTAAACCATAACACGGGGGACAGCAAGTCCCccactttctcctttttcaaaatattttggctattctaggcgCCTTTCCTTTCTGTGTATATATGGGACTTGCAGTAAGCCTTAAGAGAAATTTGAGGAGAATTGATATCTTTGCTATGTTGACTCTTCCGGTTCAGGAACAGTATGTATCTCCATCATCAtaccactttatagatgaagagaggATGTGATCTTGCTGAGGacacagtaagtggtagagcttgaatttgaatttgaattcatgggaaaacatgaaaatgagatttctttctttctttctttctttcttttttttttttcctgtcttgtgtTCTGTGGAACCTGCAATatttagaataatgcctggcacatggtaggtgcttcacatatatttgttgaatgaatgtctGCTAAACCTGTGTCCTCAGCTTCCTACTCCCTGATTTCCTCCCTAGTTTCTGACCCTCAGTCTTACTGCCGATGGCTTGTGCCTGACCTTTCCCACTTCTGTCTGCTTGTCCAGTGGCTGGCCCTCCATCTAACCTAGAGCTCCAGCCTCAGAACATTCCCTGTTTCTTTGGATTTGATTTTTagctctttctccccccccccgcccccggcaacCGCCGATCCTTAACCTCCTCTTCCTTTCGTTTCTGCCATATCCATGAAATCCATAGATAGAATTGAGATTCTCCTCAATTACCCAACATTTTGCTGCTCATCAAAATCCCAGGAAATGAGCATATTCTTCTAGCTTGTGTCTACCCGCCTTTCCTGGGGTGTGTATGTTTGAGGTGATGGGATGCTATAAGGGGGTAACCTTGAATTTAAGTGGCTAAAGAATAAACTCTATTTATTCTGTCTTTAAGGAACAAATTGCTTAGAGGAAATACCTTAATTCTTTAAGAGGTAAATATTCCTTCTGTAATTTTGGCCAGttgatttattaattaataaCCAAGAGTAATTTGGGAAGTCTTTAGTATGAGCTGCTCTACTGGGCCATGGGGGGACAGTAGCCTCTTGGTCTCCAGGCTCTGCCTTTCTGGTGAGGAAGGGGTATATTTGCAAGCCATGAGTGAGTTTGCAAATAATGACAGACACCTTCCttgtttactctgtgccagatgcTTTTCAAACATAATCTTATTTAATGCTTAGTAAAACCCATAGAGGTAGGTACTATTTGTGTCTCAATTTTACATATTAGAAATTGACACATGGAGAGATTAGGAGTTTTAAGGTCACATTGCTCAGAAGTGACAGACGAAGGATTTGAaagtctgtctgacttcaaagaCCATAG of the Halichoerus grypus chromosome 1, mHalGry1.hap1.1, whole genome shotgun sequence genome contains:
- the SNTN gene encoding sentan; the protein is MCGCMHSSRDQALHLEGDPSLSAAPPSTLAPRKMPKSTSISKQLASIKALKKGSDLEKAIATIALIFRNFSDPDGKLGKAIAKDLLQTQFRNFTEGQETKPKYKDLLSELDKHTENKLDFEDFMILLLSITVISDLLQNIWSVKIMN